The Vitis riparia cultivar Riparia Gloire de Montpellier isolate 1030 chromosome 3, EGFV_Vit.rip_1.0, whole genome shotgun sequence genome segment GTCTAGTCAAGCTTTAAAAAGCCAAAAGGTTTAACCTATGCTGAGCCAATTACTGGGGCAAGTTTACCCCTAAGTtgcactaaatatatatatatatatatatatatatatatatatatatatatatatatatatatatatatatatatatttaaattcatcacataaacataatttttttaaaaaaatgttttaaagaacaaattaattacaattattttataattaaatgaaaatttttcatctatttttgaataccaaaaatataaaaattatcatgataattttcttcatagtgtttttaatatcattaatatattaattaagtattaaaaattatacatatgttatcatttattttatatcatttaataaaattgaattaaatgaattataattttaatattaaatatatttttagattagacatattataatcaaatattattattatcaaataatatttgatataatttaataataaatgtgtacttatgaaattcatatttttttttataaatacatacaatattattataaaatatgataaattatattatacatatattaatttcttgaataaaataactttaaaatatcattatacttctaattttttttttttaagagttttttcttatatttttttaattttttattaattttaggcTCATCAATATTTTTCGttaaaatatccaccgatatatcccCAATACatccgatatatctccgatacaTCCTATATATCCCCGATACatccaatatatccgtaaaatggAAGTGTCAATATATctgtaattaccgatattttcatccttgattgtCATTGTGTTGTTTCCTCTTTCCAAATGATTTatgaataacaaaaaattttattgatgtatttaattcttaaaataaataaacacttaattgacataataaataataaacacaAAAAAGATTAggttataaagatattttcgAAGAAACAAAAGATCTTTAAAGGTATCTTGGGTATGAAAAAATTGACAAACTCTCCATACTTCCACTTATATAAATGCATCCATATATGCATATGTATAAATACTTTAGTTATAAAGTCTAaactaaaacaataataataaaatgtgatTAAAACAGGTGCACTACAAGACAATTAGAGGACATTTGCCGAGGGATTTTGTCGATATTAAGTCAACTATTACCATCAATTAGTCCTATTGCTTTACACTATTGGACCAATTACTTCATGCCTTCAACCTCACTCgcacatttttttccattatatgCATCTGCCAAAGTCAATTCTATTATAAAACTagaaataaatggaaaaataaaattaaataaaatgtataaagAAGAATCGGAAGAACCAAAGAAAGTACTTAAGAAAACTTTCCCTATTTGAGGATGCCAATCATACAAAGGATCTTGCTCGAGAATGTCAATGGTGATGGAAAGACTTTCATAGGTTTTATGAACTACATCCATTTGTATGATTGGCAATGAATATTCATTCACCACTTTAATGGTAGTCATTCACCACTTCATTTACAACaaattaatgtattttaaatttaattggatGAATGAGGTGAATGGAAAAAGAAGGGGCATCTGCTACCTTGTTTTTGAATCACAATAATTGGTCAAAGTGCAGAGAAACAAAGGAAAGATAGAATACCAATGGTGTTGAGTGTTGTCATTATGACTTTAGCATGCTAAGCTTCATATGATTTTAGAGTGTAATTGGAATTTTAAGACCATATAATACGTATATGCCATAAGCAACCACATATAAGAATTACAGCTGGGAACAATCTTTTCCAAAACAGCCTTCAGTTCTGTTTGGTGTTTCCAGATGAAGCCGAGTTCTGAGAGAATTTCGTGAGCCCTTGCCTTAATGCTCCAATATTTAACCCATTGCCTACCAAAATGCTTGTTACTCCCATTTTGGAAACCTGCCAATACCAGTAGGAATTTCAGTATACCCCAATGTAACTACACACTATCCAAGTCATCTAAATATCAGCAAACAAAGAAGAGGAAATGTTGGATGCCATCTTTACCGATTCAATATTCCTATCCTCGTCATCGAAAAAGAGCATGGAGTTAAAGGGCACCCCAGTCCTCCTATGAATTCTCTGGAAATGCTCTGTCTTGTGTGACCAACTGGAAAATATCTCCTGGGCAATCCAAATAAGGTATATTAAAAAGATGTGTAAAGACTTTACGAGGGCAATTGCTTATCAGTCCTTCCTAGTCAGTTTTTATGATGCTCTACAGCAGTTTGGAACTGTTCAAGTCCCCAAGAGAAGCATGAAAAGAAGgggaaaagattaaaaaaaaaaaaaaaaaaaaaacgcaaagAGTTCCGCCATCAACTGTCATTTAGAAAGCTTTTGTGTGCTACTACAACTTGCATTGATGTCAAAAAGGTACCAAATCAGTGAcaataattgataaaaataaataaaattttattcaacatCTGTTACGTTTTAGAATGCTGTGACCAGCTGCTCATGCCTAGTGATGTTATTCATCATTTCTGAATCTCCTCGTTTAATATTTGGTTGAACCTCTCCCCTTCTACATCTTTTTGGCAATATAAGATAGAATTCACTTACAAGTCTATGATGCTTTAGCTATAAAGAATTCATCAAAACAATGATTCTTTTGGCAATCTTGAccttccaaaaaataaaatacataaaggaaataaaaaagaggaggaagaagaaacaatcaaactaaaaatgatccTCACTAACTCACCTGGGCTACAAACATTGACTTGATGCCCAATTTGTCAAGAAATGTTTTTGCTATATCCGGAGTTGGTGATCTAGAAGCAATAGCCATATCAattctcttctctttgaggGCATATACTATGCCTTCAGCATGGGGATACAAAGAAGGCATTTCGCGTTTGGAACGACATTCACTGGAAAATAAGCATATGTACATTAAACACTAATACAGAGTTATCCAAGCATTTAGAAGAAACATATTTTCCATGGGTATTTTTAGGAGAAATGAATTAACCTGTACCATACTGGAATATCAAAGCTTTCTCAGTAGAGTTGCAATAgataacttaataaaaatagaacttaaaaatagaaaagcaaaTGATTTTTGGCCGCAATCATTGAGTTATTGAATACTGACATTGCAAACTATTCTTAGTTGTTACCAACATCATAACACATTGCATTTACGATTAGATAGGCAAGCCAGAGAGGTCACTATGGATGGGCATATAGTATCAGTTGTCAGCATAATGGATTTATTGCTATTCAAATAAAGAGAAGTGCACACAGTGAATAATGAACCCAAGTTATGAAATCTTCagttttcaaattcaaaaaaaccATAATATTTATTGATGACATGACAGAAACCATCAGAAACAATGGGACATGACAGGTCCTGAATGCAAAAAGGGATTCCCAGTGTTGAGTATCTATCCTCACGATTAGAACACCTTTACCCAAAGAGAGGTTCCAGTGACCTTGGCCCCAGATTGATTGCTTTAAAGAGGGTACTTATACCCACAATTGTCCCACACATAACTTGTATCATATgccatttttcctatttttcaacATCTTCTAATGCAATGTTCTAAAAGCCTAAATGTGGTTTGAGGGGTTTAGCCCAATGAGGCCTCAATCAAGAACAAGACATAAGCCTCAACTtagacaaaaatatataaataataaaaaagaaaaaaaatgtctcaaaaaatctgaaaaataatgataaaacaacattttttttgtagGCAAAGATCAACTATATTA includes the following:
- the LOC117910398 gene encoding magnesium-dependent phosphatase 1-like; protein product: MAESRVKEEALQIIGLCQVLPRLVVFDLDYTLWPFYCECRSKREMPSLYPHAEGIVYALKEKRIDMAIASRSPTPDIAKTFLDKLGIKSMFVAQEIFSSWSHKTEHFQRIHRRTGVPFNSMLFFDDEDRNIESVSKMGVTSILVGNGLNIGALRQGLTKFSQNSASSGNTKQN